In one Asterias amurensis chromosome 9, ASM3211899v1 genomic region, the following are encoded:
- the LOC139941380 gene encoding E3 ubiquitin-protein ligase RING2-like, whose protein sequence is MAVTHANQTSNSQPSKTWELSLYELHRTPQEAITDDTEIAVSPRSLHSELMCPICLDMLKNTYTTKECLHRFCQECIITALRSGNKECPTCRKKLVSKRSLRPDPNFDALISKIYPSRDEYEAHQERVLAKLTGHHNTNALSNSIEEGLKIQAMNRAQRVRKHNQVNEDMEATDAICGGGIVDEVIDGVVDGVVDGVADLEPEPEPEPEIGELGDVETCKRLRTSDESSTEALEQVTDSSNADMADSHNNEIELVFKPHPLHEHQALRSDSMRYLKTSAVATIDHLGKYLSMRIALDARESGRRDPEGPMEFDISIASTPGQYSILSGSMTLEQVQDKYWRLTRPLEMYYSVKGSH, encoded by the exons ATGGCTGTTACTCACGCAAATCAG ACAAGTAACTCTCAGCCAAGCAAAACATGGG AGCTCAGCCTTTATGAGCTTCATCGTACGCCTCAAGAGGCAATTACAGATGACACAGAAATAGCAGTCTCCCCCCGTAGTCTTCACAGTGAGCTCATGTGCCCGATATGTCTGGACATGTTAAAGAATACGTACACGACCAAGGAATGTCTGCATCGGTTCTGTCAAGAGTGCATCATCACTGCTCTTAGAAGTGG GAACAAAGAATGCCCAACTTGCCGGAAGAAGCTGGTGTCAAAACGATCACTTCGTCCAGACCCTAACTTTGACGCTTTAATTTCAAAGATCTACCCCAGCAGAGACGAGTATGAGGCACACCAG gAGCGAGTGTTGGCGAAGTTGACGGGACATCACAATACCAATGCATTGAGTAATAGCATAGAGGAAGGACTGAAAATACAGGCCATGAACAGAGCACAGAGAGTG AGGAAACACAACCAAGTAAATGAAGACATGGAGGCCACCGATGCCATCTGTGGTGGTGGGATCGTCGACGAGGTCATCGACGGGGTCGTTGATGGGGTTGTTGACGGGGTCGCCGACCTTGAGCCAGAACCTGAACCGGAACCAGAAATTGGTGAACTTGGTGACGTTGAAACCTGTAAGAGATTACGAACGTCAGACGAGTCGAGTACTGAAGCCCTGGAACAAGTAACTGACAGTAGTAATGCCGACATGGCGGATTCTCACAATAAC GAGATAGAGCTTGTCTTCAAGCCACACCCATTACACGAACACCAAGCCTTGAGATCAGATTCCATGAGGTACTTGAAGACGTCAGCCGTTGCCACCATTGACCACCTTGGCAAATATCTCTCTATGCGTATCGCGCTGGatgcaagag AGAGCGGACGGCGAGATCCAGAAGGCCCTATGGAGTTTGACATCAGCATTGCATCCACTCCAGGCCAATACTCG ATTCTTTCTGGATCAATGACCTTGGAGCAAGTTCAGGATAAATACTGGCGGTTGACCCGACCCCTGGAGATGTATTACAGCGTCAAAGGAAGCCACTGA